The sequence below is a genomic window from Methylocystis sp. IM3.
TTGACGCCACTCACGGCATTCGCCAGCGACACGCCGCCGGGGCCGTAAAGGTTTTCAAGGGCTTTGAGAATGTCAGCTTCCGTCGCCACGGGCCGCTCCTTGCCTGTTTAGAGTTATTCTAGACAAGGATATGCCGCTAAACGCCGCCCGCGTCCATGCGATATTTAGACCGACTTTCCGCTGCAACGCCCCTCCGCCTGCACCGCTGGACAGGGTGCGTCGCCATAAGAGCAAAAGACGCAGCAGTCGCCGGCTTTTGGGGTCAGTCGGGCTCCGCAGGCGGGGCAGTCATAGACGACCACACAGGCGTCCAACGGCATGGTCATCATAGCGGCATGGCCGCAACGCGGGCATTTGATCGACGCCACGGACTTCATGCGAAGAGCCCCATCGGCTGTTCGATGAGGCGCTTGAACTCGGCCAGCAGCTGTGCGCCGAGCGCGCCGTCCACCGCGCGATGGTCGCAGGAAAGCGTCACGCTCATCATGTTCGCCACGGCCGGGGCGCCGTTCTTCACGACCATGCGGGGCTCGCCCTTGCCCACTGCAAGAATCGTCGACTGCGGCGGGTTGATCACCGCCGAGAAGTTCTTGATCCCGAACATGCCGAGATTGGAGACCGCTGAAACGCCGCCCTCATATTCCTGCGGCTTCAGCTTGCGGTCCCGCGCGCGGCCGGCGAGCTCTTTCACTTCCTCGGAAATCTCCCGCACCGTCTTGGCCTGCGCATTGCGGACGATGGGCGTGATCAGCCCGCCCGGGATGGCGACCGCGACGCCAATGTCCGACGCCTTGTGCTTCAGCATCGCTTCGGGCGTGAAGGTGACATTCGCCTCCGGCACGCGCTGAAGCGCCAGCGCCAGCGCCTTCACGACGTAATCATTGACCGATGTCTTCCATTCCGGCGACCCATCGCCCCGCTGTGGGGCGGCGGCGTTGAAGTCTTCCCGCATCTTCAGCAGCGCGTCGATCTCGCAATCGACGTCGAGGTAGAAATGCGGGACGGTCTGGATCGATTCCGTCAGACGCCGCGCGATGGCCTTGCGCATCGAGTCGTGCGGGACTTCCTCGTAGGAGCCCGCCTCGTAGAATTTCCGCGTCGTCGCGGCGGACGGCGCCTCCGCGAGCGCCGGCTTCGCCTCGGGCGCCGGCGCGGCCTTGCGGGCGCCGCCGCCCGCGAGCGCGCTCTTCACGTCGCGCTCGATGATGCGGCCATGCGGGCCGGAGCCCGCCAGCGCGGAGAGGTCGAGCCCCGCCTCCCTCGCGAGGCGCCGCGCGAGGGGCGAAGCGAATATGCGCGCCATGGCGTTCAAGATGCTCTCCTATTGTCCGCCGGCCGTATTGCCCCCGGAAAGGCCGAACAGCGCGCGGAACAGATCGCCGACGAACGCCTGATCCTGCGAGACGGCGTAGGCTCCCGTCAGCAGGACTCCCGACAGGGCGGCGGCGACGATGACGACATTCCGGCGCGGCATGGCGGCCTAGCGATAAAGAACGGCCTTCGCGGCCGCGATCACTTCCGCGACGCTCGGCAAGGCAAGCTTCTCGAGATTGGCCGCGTAGGGCATGGGCACGTCCTTGCCGGTCACGCGCAGGACCGGCGCGTCGAGATAGTCGAACGCCTCCAGCTGCACGCGCGTGGCGATCTCGGCCGAAACGCCGCTTTGCGGCCAGCCTTCCTCGATGGCGACGCAGCGGCCGGTCTTCTTCACGGACTCGATGATCGTCGCGCTGTCCATCGGGCGCAGCGTGCGCAGGTCGATCACCTCGGCCTCGATTCCTTCCTTCGCAAGCTCCTCGGCGGCGCCGAGCGCATAGGTCATGCCAATGGAAAAGGAGACGAGCGTCACGTCGGTCCCCGGCCGCGCAATGCGCGCCTTGCCGATCGGCAGGACGAAATCCTCCAGCGCCGGCACATCCGAAGTTTTTCCGTAGAGAATTTCATTCTCGAGGAAGACGACGGGATTGTCACTGCGGATCGCCGCCTTCAGCAGGCCCTTGGCGTCGCTGGCGTTGGACGGCGAGATGACGATGAGCCCCGGCACCTGCGCATACCAGGCGGCGTAATCCTGGCTGTGCTGGGCGCCGACGCGCGCCGCCGCGCCATTCGGGCCGCGGAACACGATCGGGCTGTTGATCTGCCCGCCCGACATGTAGAGCGTCTTCGCTGCGGAATTCACGATGTGGTCGATGGCCTGCATCGAAAAATTGAATGTCATGAATTCGACGATCGGCCTCAGGCCCGCGAAGGCCGCGCCGACGCCGATGCCGGCGAAGCCATATTCCGTGATGGGCGTGTCGCGCACGCGCATCGGGCCGAATTCCTGAAGCAGCCCCTGCGTGACCTTGTAGGCGCCCTGATATTCCGCGACCTCCTCGCCCATGATGAAGACATTGGGGTCGCGCCGCATTTCCTCGGCCATGGCGTCGCGCAGCGCCTCGCGCATGGTCATCGGAATCATGGTCGTGCCGGCGGGCACTTCCGGCGCGGCGCTGACAGTCGGCGGCGCGGAGACGCTGACCGGCTTGGGCGCCGGCGCGGCTGCCTCCTTCGCGGCCTCGAGTCGCGCCGCATTCGCCTCGCCCGCCTCGTCCTGCGGCGCGCTCGGCGGCGCCGGGGCCTCGGCGGCGGGCGGCGCGGCCACGGCCGACGCATCCTCGCCCTCGCCCGCAATCACCGCGATCGGCGTATTGACCGCGACATTCTCGGTACCGCCGGGCACGAGAATGCGCGCCAGCACGCCTTCGTCGATCGCCTCAACCTCCATGGTGGCCTTGTCGGTCTCGATCTCGGCGATCACGTCGCCGGCCTTGACCTCGTCGCCTTCGTTTTTCAGCCATTTGGCGAGCTTGCCCTGCTCCATGGTCGGCGACAGGGCGGGCATGAGGACGTTGACAGTCATTTGAAGGAAACCTCTTCCCCCGCCCCTCTCCGCTGGCGCGGCAGAGGGAGCAGAGCGCAGCCTCTATCGGCGTCGCGGATCGCCCGCACAAATAGGAAAGTCATTGTCTTTCGATCCTTACGCCAGCACGTCGGTATAAAGCTCGGAAGGCTCCGGCTCCTTGTCGCTCATCGCAAAATCGGCTGCTTCGGCGACGACCTTGCGAACATTGGCGTCGATCTTCTTCAGTTCGTCCTCGCTGACGCCGTCGGCCAGCAGGCGCAGGCGCACCTGCTCGATTGGATCGTGCTCCTCGCGCATCCTCTGCACTTCTTCCTTGGAGCGATATTTCGCAGGGTCGGACATGGAGTGGCCGCGATAGCGGTAGGTCTGCACTTCCAGGAGATAGGGTCCCTTGCCCGAGCGGCACCAGGCCAGCGCCTCGGCGGTCGCCTCGCGCACCACCCGC
It includes:
- a CDS encoding GDCCVxC domain-containing (seleno)protein, producing the protein MKSVASIKCPRCGHAAMMTMPLDACVVVYDCPACGARLTPKAGDCCVFCSYGDAPCPAVQAEGRCSGKSV
- a CDS encoding 2-oxo acid dehydrogenase subunit E2, whose protein sequence is MARIFASPLARRLAREAGLDLSALAGSGPHGRIIERDVKSALAGGGARKAAPAPEAKPALAEAPSAATTRKFYEAGSYEEVPHDSMRKAIARRLTESIQTVPHFYLDVDCEIDALLKMREDFNAAAPQRGDGSPEWKTSVNDYVVKALALALQRVPEANVTFTPEAMLKHKASDIGVAVAIPGGLITPIVRNAQAKTVREISEEVKELAGRARDRKLKPQEYEGGVSAVSNLGMFGIKNFSAVINPPQSTILAVGKGEPRMVVKNGAPAVANMMSVTLSCDHRAVDGALGAQLLAEFKRLIEQPMGLFA
- a CDS encoding pyruvate dehydrogenase complex E1 component subunit beta, coding for MTVNVLMPALSPTMEQGKLAKWLKNEGDEVKAGDVIAEIETDKATMEVEAIDEGVLARILVPGGTENVAVNTPIAVIAGEGEDASAVAAPPAAEAPAPPSAPQDEAGEANAARLEAAKEAAAPAPKPVSVSAPPTVSAAPEVPAGTTMIPMTMREALRDAMAEEMRRDPNVFIMGEEVAEYQGAYKVTQGLLQEFGPMRVRDTPITEYGFAGIGVGAAFAGLRPIVEFMTFNFSMQAIDHIVNSAAKTLYMSGGQINSPIVFRGPNGAAARVGAQHSQDYAAWYAQVPGLIVISPSNASDAKGLLKAAIRSDNPVVFLENEILYGKTSDVPALEDFVLPIGKARIARPGTDVTLVSFSIGMTYALGAAEELAKEGIEAEVIDLRTLRPMDSATIIESVKKTGRCVAIEEGWPQSGVSAEIATRVQLEAFDYLDAPVLRVTGKDVPMPYAANLEKLALPSVAEVIAAAKAVLYR